From a region of the Sesamum indicum cultivar Zhongzhi No. 13 unplaced genomic scaffold, S_indicum_v1.0 scaffold00403, whole genome shotgun sequence genome:
- the LOC105180203 gene encoding uncharacterized protein LOC105180203: MSRLKASGRLIKWAVELGQYDVDYQPRTAQKAQALADFVTELSRDLKSPLATEEQGSKWMLHVHGSSNANNGGAGILIQGPNGVEIEVAARLSFPLTNNEAKYEALILELELAYEVGARDLEVFTDSQLIALQIEGTYETRERMMTSYKEIVQKLMSKFDKCSILQVPRTENDKADALSKFGATMDGIRDCRITVLVRERSALASRMEVQVISEVGSWKDEIIKYLVNNILPTDPVAAKRVKFRATRFTMFSGQLYKRTLDGSLLKCLDEERALYVMREIHEGSCGNHSGARSLAQEIIRQGYFWPTLVKDSKELVKKCESCQKYASLIQQPTTSMEPIKIACPFDQWVIDIVGPFPPAQAQKKFIIVAVEYFSKWVQAEAVAKISEREVINFIWKNIICRFGIPRILISDNGT; encoded by the coding sequence ATGTCGCGACTCAAGGCCTCAGGCCGATTGATCAAATGGGCTGTTGAATTGGGACAGTATGACGTTGACTATCAGCCCAGGACTGCACAGAAAGCACAGGCACTGGCAGACTTTGTGACGGAGCTATCTCGCGACCTGAAATCACCTCTAGCTACTGAAGAGCAGGGCTCGAAATGGATGTTGCATGTGCATGGTTCCTCAAATGCCAACAATGGAGGAGCGGGCATATTGATTCAAGGGCCCAACGGAGTAGAGATCGAGGTGGCAGCTCGCTTGTCTTTTCCTTTAACCAATAATGAGGCAAAATATGAAGCACTCATCTTGGAATTAGAACTTGCATATGAAGTAGGGGCCAGAGACCTGGAGGTTTTCACAGATTCCCAATTAATTGCATTGCAAATTGAAGGAACGTACGAAACTAGGGAAAGGATGATGACATCTTACAAGGAGATcgtacaaaaattaatgagcAAATTTGACAAATGTTCTATTTTACAGGTGCCTAGAACAGAAAACGACAAAGCGGATGCCTTATCCAAATTTGGGGCCACAATGGATGGGATTAGAGATTGCAGAATAACAGTGTTGGTGCGTGAGCGATCAGCCCTAGCGAGCAGAATGGAGGTGCAAGTAATCTCCGAAGTCGGGTCGTGGAAGGATGAAATCATTAAATACTTGGTGAACAACATCTTGCCTACCGATCCCGTCGCGGCGAAAAGAGTGAAATTTCGAGCTACACGATTCACTATGTTTTCGGGGCAACTGTACAAGCGAACACTGGATGGGTCTCTCCTAAAATGCTTAGACGAGGAGAGAGCCTTGTACGTGATGCGCGAAATCCACGAAGGGAGCTGTGGGAACCATTCAGGTGCGAGATCGCTGGCTCAGGAGATCATACGACAGGGGTATTTCTGGCCCACATTGGTCAAAGATTCCAAGGAGCTGGTGAAGAAGTGCGAAAGCTGCCAGAAATATGCATCCCTGATACAACAACCAACAACCTCAATGGAGCCGATCAAAATAGCTTGTCCGTTCGACCAGTGGGTAATAGACATCGTGGGACCTTTCCCCCCTGCACAAGctcaaaagaaattcatcattgtAGCGGTTGAATACTTCTCCAAGTGGGTCCAAGCGGAGG